From Streptomyces griseorubiginosus, one genomic window encodes:
- a CDS encoding DinB family protein — METGRIRTDRLGVLLDQFDCVRERAQIRLEGLGDEEYLWEPVPGCWSIRRRGEAVTPRAYGPGEWVIDKGAPDIPSGEYAEVARQAADGMSVAKIAEDWSVSVERVEEVLAHTGPVEPDISPVTTIAWRLAHLHSCFAGEWEWTFGERRTDPHQLVDFTPSASLAQERFWSLLDRWREAVGQVTEEQLDTIGFSQYPYGSAPDEPYIATLWGSNLELIHHMAEIALLRDLWQARRTEG; from the coding sequence ATGGAGACGGGACGCATACGGACCGACCGACTGGGCGTACTGCTGGACCAGTTCGACTGCGTGAGGGAGCGGGCGCAGATACGGCTCGAAGGGCTCGGCGACGAGGAGTACCTCTGGGAGCCGGTCCCCGGCTGCTGGTCGATCCGGCGCCGCGGCGAGGCGGTGACACCTCGGGCCTACGGTCCCGGTGAGTGGGTCATCGACAAGGGCGCCCCGGACATCCCGTCGGGCGAGTACGCCGAGGTCGCCCGGCAGGCCGCCGACGGCATGAGCGTCGCCAAGATCGCCGAGGACTGGAGCGTGAGCGTCGAGCGGGTCGAGGAGGTCCTCGCCCACACCGGCCCCGTGGAACCCGACATCAGCCCGGTCACCACCATCGCGTGGCGGCTCGCGCACCTCCACTCCTGCTTCGCCGGTGAATGGGAGTGGACCTTCGGCGAACGCCGCACGGATCCCCACCAGTTGGTCGACTTCACCCCCTCCGCCTCCCTCGCCCAGGAACGCTTCTGGTCCCTGCTCGACCGCTGGCGTGAGGCCGTCGGCCAGGTGACGGAGGAACAGCTCGACACCATCGGCTTCTCCCAGTACCCCTACGGCTCCGCCCCGGACGAGCCGTACATCGCCACGCTGTGGGGCTCCAACCTGGAACTCATCCACCACATGGCGGAGATCGCGCTGCTGCGCGACCTGTGGCAGGCCCGCCGTACCGAGGGCTGA